The DNA region GACATCTTTTTCTACTCCCTTTACTTTAAAAATCTTTACGTACAATGTTCCACCAACAACAGGATAATCATTGTTATTTCTTATAGCACCAGAAAACTGCATAATCATACCTGAAACAGCATTAGGACTACTAGCTACAATATCGGTTTGGACACTTCCAAAACGGTAATAGTCAAAACAATTGACAGAATCTTTAGGGACAATTACAGCTTCTTGATATACAGAAGTTGAAGCGAGGGAAGAAGACTCGGCTTCTATTTCTTTTGGTGTCTTAGAATCCAAAATCCTCTTTATTCTTTCAGGGGAAAGATATCTTACACTCTCTTCTGTCAAACCATAATCCGCAAGAGTATGTGGTTTACTCTGGGTTGTTTGTGCCAAAACTACGTTATTTAAAAAACATACACTAAACAAAAACAACCCTATTCCAATAGTTTTTCTCATATAACTATATTTTACCTTAAATTACTCACAAAACAGAGAAAAAATGTGGACAAGTCCTCCCGGAAGCCTCGCTTCCGCTAAACCAGCAACTTTTTTAGATCAAAACTAGCATCACCAAGCTCGCGGTGATATTTGGAAACATCAATATTCTTTTCTATAAGCTTGGAAATAGTACCCATTTCATTGGTACGATTTATGAGGGTAGCACCAATAAGTTCTTTACCGACAATAAAGATGCGCCCGAGTGAACCACTTTTTGCATCCCCTCTAGAAATTATCACTCTATCTGAACCCGGAGCAGTATCACCGACAAAAGCGATTGAGATACCAAAACCTTGAGTAGTATAAAAAGAAACAAATTTGAAAGGCTCGGGTTTGTTTACCATTCCCAAACCAGCGATACGTCCTTGCTCATGAGCAGAAACCCAATTCCCCATTTGAACATTTTCCTCTAAAATCAAATCTTTGTATTCTGTAATATCACCAGCTGTCCAAACATCATCAGCACTAGTCTCCATAAATTCATTTGCGATGATACCGCGCTTCACTTCCAAACCGGCGGACTTGACCCATTCTAGATTGCTAGTAGTACCAATACCAAAAATCACAACTTCACATTCTATCTTCGTACCATCTTTGAGGATCACACCTTCCACTTTTCCACCCTGTGGTGTCCTCGAACCATCTTGTGGTGAGCCTGTCGAACCATCACCAGTTATTTCTTTAATTTCATTTAAATGTAAAATCTCAATCCCAACTTTCTTCATAGCCTTCTCAATAATAAAACCTGAAGATTCATCCAAAGTAGGATCCCAAAAATATGGCTCACGAAGAACTACTGTGGTCTTCATTCCCGCCAATTGCATAAGGTCTGCCATCTCAAAACCAATAAAGCCTCCGCCGACAGTGACCGCTCTCTTGGCAGTTTTTATATTCTCCATAATTCCCTTACCATCTTCCAAAGAACGCAAATAATGCACGCCTTTCTTGTCCGCACCAGGCATGACGGCTTTGCGTGTAGCTGTACCTATGGCTATAAGTAATTTTTCGTAAGAAATAGAATCACCGTCTACAAGTCCGACTTTTTTATTTTTATAATCCAAACTATTGACAGCTTTACCTCCAAGAAAAATAATATTCTTTTCTTTATACCAAGCTTCCCCTTTGAGCCAAATCTGATCAAAAGGAATCTTTTCCAAAAAGAAATTTGGTTTGGAAAGCATTACTCTGGAATACAACAAATAAGGCTCGTCTGAAACGATAGCAATAGAACCTACAGGGTCATTTTGACGAATAGTCTCAGCAGCTGTCACCCCAGCGACACCGCCACCGATTATTAGATACTTGTAGTCGGACATGACAACAGTGATTACTTAGGAAAAACTTGCTTACCTTCTTTGTCAAACAATAAAATAGCTTTTGTAGGGCAAGACTCTGCTGACATCATAAGAGTTGCGTCGTCAGCACTATCGGCAGCTGTGACGACGGCTTTATTTTCTCCATCAAGCTCATAAGTAGAACCAGAAACAGCCAAACATGATGCTGCACCAATACATAAATCACGGTCTATCACTATCTTTCCAATCTTTGAATCTGCTCTATTACGTGGATATTCTTTTGTATTTGCCATGTTTTCTTTGCGTCATCCCCGCGAAAGCGGGGATCCAGGATATTACCAATAAATTCAGTGGTTGTATCCTGGATTCCCGGTCCATTTGACACGATTTTGCTAAATCGCTTTCGCGGGAATGACAACATTAATTACTTTTTAATAAATACTTCTTTAAACCCTGGAATTTCTTCTTTCATAATTCCAGCAATAAGCATATTATACGTCATATCAGCCAATGAACAATGTGAACAAGTTCCACTTATGTTCAAAGTGACGACTCCGTCTTTATGACTTATAAAATCCACATCTCCTCCATGCATTCTGATATAAGGACGAACTTTGGCGAGAATCTCTTCTATCTTTTGTATATCTTTATTTTTATCAAGTTTTGCTTTCATAACATTTTGTCACGGGTTAGAAATTAGTAATTAAAAATTAGAAATTCTCTTTTTTACCCGAAGTATTTCTCTTTATAAAACCTTATCAATTCCTCCACTGCTGGTATACATTCTGGATAACCAATACCGACCTTCGTACGCTTTTGAACAGCTTCCAAAGTCGTCGCCCCTTCCAAAACAGCTTCTTCTATATCAGCTTCTGTAACCTTGGTATTTGGGTCAACCACTTTTTCACCTTCTATCAAAATCCTATCAAGTTGACCCGTCTTTTTGAACCAATGATTTATAGCCGCTCGTAAGGCTTTGTCTCCAAGAACCGAGCAATGTATTTTACGATCTGGTAAACCACCCAGACGAGCAATGATGTCTTGTGGTGTTATTTTTAAAGCCTTCTCTATCTTCATACCTTTCTTTTCTGTGACCATAACCGAAAGCATGGAAGTAGCGGCGATGGCACTAGCACAGCCGAATGTTCTCCACTTGAAAGCGGTAATCGTATCCCTTTTTGGATCTATGTTTAGCCAGATTCGCATAACATCCCCACAAGCTGGTGAACCAACTACTCCTTCAGCATCATATTCTGCTTCCTTTGGATTTTCCCAGAGTAAGTTTTGAGGAGAAAAGAAATGATCACGTACTTCTTTAGAATAAGCCCACGAACCACCAGTGTGTCTGTTAACAACATCAGGTTTCTTTAAATTAGATTTGGTTACTTTTTTTATTTTTTTCATATTAATTAGTATTTAGAGGATAGGGATTAGGGGTTAGGGAATCATACGGCGATTTCCCTAGTCTCTAATCTCTAACTTCCTAATCCCTTCTTTGCCTTTCTCAGAAAGTGCGGTGTCTTATTCCCAACAAAAGCTCGCGGATCAGACATTACCTTCTTTTCATCTTCAGAAAGATCCAAAGGGGAAATCCTCCTCAACCTTTCAACAATCTTTGGTAAAAATTTCAAGACATACTTCACGTCAGACATTGTCGTCTCTGGACCTAACGTAAATCTGATACTACCATGGACGAATTCATAAGGATTACCCAAAGCAGTGAGAACATAAGAAGGTTCCAAACTTTCAGAATTACAAGCTGAGCCTGTATTTATCATTATTCCATGTTCGTCCAATTCCAAAAGAAGCGACTCTCCTTCTATGTCCAAAATAGAAATATTAAGAAAATTCGGCAAACGTTTTGTAGGATGACCATTCAAAACGACTTTCTTAACTGAACCAAATATACCTTTCTGCAAAGCATCTCTAAGCTTTTTTGTGCTAGCCATACCTTTCTTTTTGTAAATTTCATTGAGCTCAACAGCTTTACCAAAGCCAACAATAGCTGGAACATTTTCTGTACCAGAACGAAGTTTACCTTGATGACCACCCCCATATATTATCGGATTCAACTTGAGGCCTCGTCTGACATAAAGACCACCAATACCTTTTGGACCACGAAGTTTGTGAGCCGAAAGTGTCATGAGGTCAACCCCGAGTTTTTCAACATTTATATCTGCATAAGCGGCCGCCTGACTTGCATCGGTATGAAAATAAGGTATCGCTTGTTGGTTATTGGTGTTTGATGTTTGGTTATTTTTAATTTTAAACTCTTTTATAACCTCCGCAATCTCTTTTATCGGTTGCATCGTTCCAGTTTCACTATCAGCCATAGTTATAGAAACTATGATTGTTTTGTTATTCAAATTTTTCTTTACATCTTCTGGACTGACCATGCCATCTTTACCAACTGGAAGTTTAATGATTTCAAAACCTTCTTTTTCCAAAGCATCACAAACTGCCATTATGCCTTTATGTTCCAAAGCTGAAATAATAATTCTTTTTTTCTCTACGTTTTTTTCTCCACCGATAGAACCGTGGGCGCGAGCTGTCCCAATAACCGCCAGATTGTCTGCTTCTGTAGCCGATCCTGTAAAAACAAATTCATCTGTACGACAATGCAAAGCTTTTGCTATTTGCTCCGAAGCTTGAACGATCGCTTTTCTAGCACAACGGCCAGTTTCGTAAAGGTTGGAAGCATTACCATAATCATCCGTGAGATATGGCATCATCTCTTTTAAAACACGCTTATCTAGGGGTGTTGTGGAGGCATTATCAAAATAGGCTTGGTGTTTCTTCATGGGTTTATATATTAACATGAACCATAAAGTCACACCTCTTGACATTGGCTACATATCGTAAAGTCTACATTTATATTTACGGCTTAATGTAGCCATTTTTTATCAATTATGTAAATTAAATGCAAAAATACTTGACAAATATTGTGGGTATGCTATACTACTAGTGCCAGGATGAGTTTATAACAAGTCTCTGGCGTACCAAGTGGTACTACTATAGAGTTCGTTGAAAGTGTAAGGAGATGAGATTGGCGGATTGTCTATCGGGTTTCCGTTCTCTTAACTCCTCTACAAGCAAGGGTCCACCAGCTGCGGCTACGTCGCTTACGGGGACTAAATGAGCCTACAGATTATGTACGACAAATGGAAGATATGTCGTCATTTGGTTCATTTAAGATTCAACTTCCTCATCCCCACCTTTCGACATGTTTGATAGGGGACGATACGGTTAAAATAAGTCTTGCGCATAATTGGTTGCCGCAAATCATTCCGGCCCGATATAAGAGCCGGTTTGGTAAAAAGGGGTATTTTCGCGAAATTCCCCGCAACCGCATCAGTAAAAAACAAAGTCCTTCCGTGTCACTTCCAGTGACATAGGAAGGCTTTTCTTTTTGCCCACTTTTTTAATTGGAATTTTTTAATTACTCAGACGATGGAGGAACCGACCATTACACATACATATTTTTAATACCCCCAGGGGGTATTCAAATGAAAAACGTCAAACTTTTCGACATTTTTATGATGTAACAAAAATGACGCCGTCCTACACATCTCTTTTTCCAACAAATAAAATGTGACGGAAAATCCGTCACATTTTATTTGTGAAGAAAGAGGACTCACTCCCCCTCCGGGGGGAGGGGGACAAATCATATCCGTCTTTAATATCTCTCCGCTCTCGCGCGCGCCCCGCCTTCAAAATTATTTGAAAAATTCAATCTCAACCTCAATTCAATCTAAATTCAAACGCAAAAAGAAAACTGAATCCAGCCCACCAAAAACCTTGACACCTCGGTAAAATATGCTAGAATTTTTGAATGAACAACGGACGAAACGAGAAACGTAGCAACGATATGGAAAACTCAGAAAAGCCTGTGTACCCTATGCGTATCAACAAATACCTCGCTCAACATAAATACTCAACGCGCAGAGGTGCTGACGAAATAATTGAAAAGAAACAAGTCTTCATCAACGGAAGATTGGCTGTCCTAGGAGATAAGGTCAACGAAAATGACAACGTTGAAGTCCGCTTTCGAGGTAAACAAAAGCCCCTCGTCTACATTGCCTACAACAAACCAAAAGGTATCTCCACCGATTCTTCTCAAAGAGGTGAAACGGGTATCAAACATGCAGTAGCTTTGCGTGATGTCTTCCCTGTCGGACGATTGGACAGAAGTTCACACGGGCTACTCATCCTCACCAATGACGGACGTATTACCGAGAGACTCACTGGTCCAAATCATTTTTATGAAAAAGAATACGTCATAAAAACCATCAACAAGCTTCGCAATAATTTCAAACAAAAAATGGAAGAAGGTGTGATGATAGATGGAGAAATGACCGCTCCTTGCAAGATTCAAATCATCAACGAAAATACCTTCCAAGCAATCATGACTGAAAGCGGAAAACATCAGATCGGCGCCATGTGTTCTGCTCTTTTTCAAGAAGTAGAAGATTTGAAACGCACTCGGATCATCAATATTCAACTCGGCAGTTTACCTGAAGGTTCTTACAGAAAAATCGAAGGTCAAGAGCTAGAAACATTCTTGCAAAAATTAGATTTGTAATGTGTGCTATAGTGAATTCATGGAATCACTCATTAAAGCAGACATTTTCTTTTTCATATCTTCTATAGCAATAGTCATACTAGCTATCCTAATCTCCGTACTCTTGTTTTACCTTATAAAAGCTGGGAAAAATCTCTATGCTATTTCAGAAGCCCTCAAAGAAAATTTCAAAGGATCAGAAGAATATGTCATTGAACTCAAAGAACGTCTAGAAGATAATATGGTCTTCCGACTTTTCTTTCCTCCAGCAAGGAGAAAAAGACAAGCTTCAGCAAAGGAGGTTGTCGTTAAAAAATAGTATTACTACAGTCTAATTAATCAAATAAAAAATGAAAAAGAAAACAACAAAGGGCGCTGGAAAAAGTGTTGGCGCGGTTAAATTGGCCGTACTCGGTGCCAGTCTCGCAGGTCTAGCTGCAACAGCATATTTTTTCCTTGGACCAAAAGGACGAAAACATCAAAAACAAACCAAAGCTTGGGCTATAAAAATGAAAGGTGACGTTATTGAAAAACTAGAAATGGCCCGTGAAGTAGTCAGTGAACCAGCTTACCAAGAAATTATTGATTCTGTAGCTAGTCAATATACCAAAGGAAAAAAGGCTAGTAGTAAAGAAATAATGGCCTTAGCAGAAGATTTAAAGAAGCACTGGAAAAAAGTCTCAAAAATGTTATAATAGCATCAGAATTGGATTTGATTTATGTACATAAACAACCTCATAGAATATCTCCCGTCTCTGGGAATATTCGCGGTTTTCTTTGTTGGTTTCTGTTTCCTCTATCGCCTATACAAAAATGTAGGTCGGAGGTGTAGGAAAAAAGGGTGCGGTTCAATCCACGTCAAGAGTGTTCACAAGATTTACCTTGGCGAAGGAGAAACTTTCTCTCTTTTTGGTCCGAACAGAAAACTACGCTGGTGGATAAGAAGAGTCCTTTGTCTATCTTTTCGAAAATGTCCACGTTGCGGACATACCGAATTAGTAAAGACTAGTACTGGACCTATTTCACTGGCTCACATTTGGTGGGCCAAACTCAGATATCCCGAACAATTTCGAGATGATGGCAATTTATACACCGTCGCTGATTTTGCACTTAGAGATCTTCTCAACAGAAAAACTCTCCGAGAACACGGCGAACACGCTGTGATTTGCGATGACCCACCAATTCATGTAGAATTGTAACGCATGAGCATAACAGCTTGCATGAGGCATTCCTGAAGCCTCTTCACACCCCTCACATACAAAATATGTGAGGGTCTTTTTTTACACTGTGTCATTCCCGCCTTCGCGGGAATGACATCACAAAATTATGCTAATATGAAATTATGCAAGATAACGAAGAAACCATCTGGGATGTAGCTGTAATCGGTGGTGGACCAGCCGGCATGATGTCGGCGGGAAGATCGGCTGAACTTGGAGCCAAGGTTATTTTGATTGAAAAAAACGACACTTTAGGCAAAAAACTTCTCATTACTGGTGGCGGTAGGTGTAATGTTACTAACGCCGAATACGACAATAGAAAACTCTTGGAAAGATTCAAAGATGATGGAAAATTCCTTTTCTCTGCTTTTTCTCAATGGAGCGTCAAAGAAACTTTGGATTTCTTTCACAACCATAAAATGGAGACAAAAATAGAAAACGAACAACGCGTCTTCCCTCTCAGTAACAAAGCCGAATCCGTTTGGAACATTATGGTTGAATATATAAAAAGTAACGGCGTCACCGTACTTTCCAACTCTCCAGTAACTGGTGTTTCCAGAGGTGAAGCCTCCGGAAAGGCCTCTGGAACAGAAAAACCCTGGATTATCAACATCTCCGGAAGCGAGGCTTCCGTAATTCGCGCAAAATCAGTAATAATCGCCACTGGCGGAACTTCTCATCCAGAAACAGGTTCTACTGGAGACGCTTATGCTTGGTTAGCAAAGATAGGTCACAAAATCATTGAGCCTACACCGTCACTCGTGCCACTTGCTGTAAAGGATTCCTGGGTCAAAAAATTGGCTGGCGTCAGTCTAACCAATATCAGACTTACTCCTTTTCAAAACGGCGTAAAACAAAGTGCAAAAATTTCTGCAACTAAAAAAGGTCTGGCAAAATCAACTCAAAAAATACTATTCACCCATGTCGGTATCAGTGGACCAACGGTACTCAATATGAGTAGAGATATAGGAGAACTCTTGAAGTATAGCGAAGTTATCATTTCTCTAGACCTTTTACCTGATTTTGATTATGCCAAGCTCAACGAAAAACTGCAGGAAATATTCAAAGAAAATGATAAAAAGAAATTCAAAAATAGTTTAGATAAACTTATACCTTCAGCAATGGTTCCCGTAATCACAGAGCTTTCCAAAATTGACTCTGAAATAAACTGCAATAGCGTCTCTCGTGAAGAACGTCTACGACTCGTAACATTACTCAAAGATATTCCAATGCATATAGACAAACTACTTGGCGTAGAGAAAGCCATCATTTCTAGTGGTGGTGTTTCTCTGGAAGAAGTAGATTTCAAAACAATGCGTTCTAGGATTTCTCCAAACATCTTTCTTGTTGGCGATATATTAAATATAGACCGACCATCTGGCGGTTACAGCCTACAGATATGTTGGACTACAGGTTTTGTCGCAGGGACAAATGCTGTACAAAAAAGCCCCACATTACTGCAGGGCTGAGATTAAAAACTCACTGACCAACAAACCGACATCGTATTTATGAGGCGCCGATCAAACCACTAGGCGCTCGCGGTGGCAAGACTCTTCTGGCAAAGGCTTCGTCTCTTTTAGATTTTTCTTGAAAAGACTGATACCGTTTTTTTGCTTCTCCATTAAAAAACCACCTGAGCAAATCATAACCTTCCGGGGATTTGTACAAGGTTATTGCTATGCCACGTTGTTCAAAATGAACAATAGAAAGGATGAAGTAGGCTTTATTCCCATGATCACTCTCTGATAGACGATGCAAAGCCGATTGAATATTTTCCTGACCCCACCTCCACTCACGACTTTCAGGGATTATTCTTTCTGGTTTACCTTTCACAACCCACGGCCTCCACCACCTGGCAGGCTTGGATGGTACTGCGGGAATTTTTCTTTCTGGCGTTATTTCTTCCCACCCGCCGACATGGATTAGTTTATTACCTCCACTATCCAAGATACGAACGGTTGCTTGATGTCTAACATACCCAAAAAACTGATGGACCCTTTCTTTTCTAGTAAAAAGATTGGTCCTTATCTCTGTACGAGTGACTCGCTCATCAATCTGTTCAGGGTACCCCGACAATATGTCCTTCTCAATCTCTCTTGCACAAACCGACTTAACTATTTTCGGGTTAGCATACTGTACCAACCATGGGAACTCTTCAAAAAACGCCTTAACCTTTGTTACTGGCATTTCACTAATATGGTTTACTATCTGCATTGTTACTCCTTCGGTATCACACCGCGTTACGAACAATAGGCGTCACGCCAACTGTCCTGGATTATTATCAATGACCAACTACAAAATAGAGGATAACATAACAGTTTTATTTGTCAAACAATAACTTGCAATATTATAATAAATGTGATATAATTGTAAAAGAATTAGTTAATTTCAGAAAAACCAAAAAACTGAAAAGTTGACAACAAAATAAAGGAAAATATGAAAATAAAAAACCTCATACTCACACTATCAATATTAGTGAGTACGATTAGTGTGG from Candidatus Paceibacterota bacterium includes:
- a CDS encoding cysteine desulfurase family protein, whose product is MKKHQAYFDNASTTPLDKRVLKEMMPYLTDDYGNASNLYETGRCARKAIVQASEQIAKALHCRTDEFVFTGSATEADNLAVIGTARAHGSIGGEKNVEKKRIIISALEHKGIMAVCDALEKEGFEIIKLPVGKDGMVSPEDVKKNLNNKTIIVSITMADSETGTMQPIKEIAEVIKEFKIKNNQTSNTNNQQAIPYFHTDASQAAAYADINVEKLGVDLMTLSAHKLRGPKGIGGLYVRRGLKLNPIIYGGGHQGKLRSGTENVPAIVGFGKAVELNEIYKKKGMASTKKLRDALQKGIFGSVKKVVLNGHPTKRLPNFLNISILDIEGESLLLELDEHGIMINTGSACNSESLEPSYVLTALGNPYEFVHGSIRFTLGPETTMSDVKYVLKFLPKIVERLRRISPLDLSEDEKKVMSDPRAFVGNKTPHFLRKAKKGLGS
- a CDS encoding FAD-dependent oxidoreductase, with translation MSDYKYLIIGGGVAGVTAAETIRQNDPVGSIAIVSDEPYLLYSRVMLSKPNFFLEKIPFDQIWLKGEAWYKEKNIIFLGGKAVNSLDYKNKKVGLVDGDSISYEKLLIAIGTATRKAVMPGADKKGVHYLRSLEDGKGIMENIKTAKRAVTVGGGFIGFEMADLMQLAGMKTTVVLREPYFWDPTLDESSGFIIEKAMKKVGIEILHLNEIKEITGDGSTGSPQDGSRTPQGGKVEGVILKDGTKIECEVVIFGIGTTSNLEWVKSAGLEVKRGIIANEFMETSADDVWTAGDITEYKDLILEENVQMGNWVSAHEQGRIAGLGMVNKPEPFKFVSFYTTQGFGISIAFVGDTAPGSDRVIISRGDAKSGSLGRIFIVGKELIGATLINRTNEMGTISKLIEKNIDVSKYHRELGDASFDLKKLLV
- a CDS encoding NAD(P)/FAD-dependent oxidoreductase, yielding MQDNEETIWDVAVIGGGPAGMMSAGRSAELGAKVILIEKNDTLGKKLLITGGGRCNVTNAEYDNRKLLERFKDDGKFLFSAFSQWSVKETLDFFHNHKMETKIENEQRVFPLSNKAESVWNIMVEYIKSNGVTVLSNSPVTGVSRGEASGKASGTEKPWIINISGSEASVIRAKSVIIATGGTSHPETGSTGDAYAWLAKIGHKIIEPTPSLVPLAVKDSWVKKLAGVSLTNIRLTPFQNGVKQSAKISATKKGLAKSTQKILFTHVGISGPTVLNMSRDIGELLKYSEVIISLDLLPDFDYAKLNEKLQEIFKENDKKKFKNSLDKLIPSAMVPVITELSKIDSEINCNSVSREERLRLVTLLKDIPMHIDKLLGVEKAIISSGGVSLEEVDFKTMRSRISPNIFLVGDILNIDRPSGGYSLQICWTTGFVAGTNAVQKSPTLLQG
- a CDS encoding iron-sulfur cluster assembly scaffold protein, yielding MKKIKKVTKSNLKKPDVVNRHTGGSWAYSKEVRDHFFSPQNLLWENPKEAEYDAEGVVGSPACGDVMRIWLNIDPKRDTITAFKWRTFGCASAIAATSMLSVMVTEKKGMKIEKALKITPQDIIARLGGLPDRKIHCSVLGDKALRAAINHWFKKTGQLDRILIEGEKVVDPNTKVTEADIEEAVLEGATTLEAVQKRTKVGIGYPECIPAVEELIRFYKEKYFG
- a CDS encoding ferredoxin — protein: MANTKEYPRNRADSKIGKIVIDRDLCIGAASCLAVSGSTYELDGENKAVVTAADSADDATLMMSAESCPTKAILLFDKEGKQVFPK
- a CDS encoding NifU family protein → MKAKLDKNKDIQKIEEILAKVRPYIRMHGGDVDFISHKDGVVTLNISGTCSHCSLADMTYNMLIAGIMKEEIPGFKEVFIKK
- a CDS encoding pseudouridine synthase; the protein is MNNGRNEKRSNDMENSEKPVYPMRINKYLAQHKYSTRRGADEIIEKKQVFINGRLAVLGDKVNENDNVEVRFRGKQKPLVYIAYNKPKGISTDSSQRGETGIKHAVALRDVFPVGRLDRSSHGLLILTNDGRITERLTGPNHFYEKEYVIKTINKLRNNFKQKMEEGVMIDGEMTAPCKIQIINENTFQAIMTESGKHQIGAMCSALFQEVEDLKRTRIINIQLGSLPEGSYRKIEGQELETFLQKLDL